The following coding sequences lie in one Leucobacter allii genomic window:
- a CDS encoding hydantoinase/oxoprolinase family protein: MTTPRWTISIDAGGTFTDAVARSSGGAIREAKVASTPEDPSLGLRNAVAALEGQGVQLPDVSLVCHGTTVATNATLTGALGRAALVTTAGFRDVLGYRQQHRPDVYSLTPSRPAELVPRELRFEIEERLDSAGRVLAPVDPASLESVIARLREAAPEAIAVSLLFSYLDDAHERQVGAALRAAFPDTPVTLSSEVAREFREYPRTATTAINAALRPLVEAYLGRASGALAASGVASPLLVMQSNGGSAPASRAGADAHRLVLSGPAGGVAGLRALAESLDEPNLISLDMGGTSTDVCLLRGGAIPFTTVQEIQDHTLLAPTVDIHTIGAGGGSIAWIDRAGSLKVGPASAKAVPGPACYGRGGVEPTISDAHVVLGTLGAGELAGGLVIDRDLAAAAVSRVAGPLGMTVEEGAEAILAIGLAHMVRAVRKVSVERGLDAREFSLVPFGGAGPLHAGLILRHLALKQAIIPVRPGLFAADGLLVAGLKLDRSQTLLCEAGPERIPEIRDWFAASAREAADQLARDGVGAERVEYAATVDCRYRGQGFELNVALDGWGEAELADIPARFHAAHHERYGHSNAGEPVEIVTVRLTTTGGIERAAERRVPAPERRLPADAVVAEREVLLPGCGRVVAPIVDRGLLPAGAAFHGPAIIQQMDATTVILPGQLVRVTSTLDLIVTEDARAEESR, encoded by the coding sequence CCGCGATGGACGATCAGCATCGATGCGGGAGGCACGTTCACCGATGCGGTCGCGCGCAGCAGCGGCGGAGCCATCCGGGAGGCCAAAGTCGCCTCCACACCGGAGGATCCGTCGCTGGGACTGCGCAACGCGGTCGCCGCGCTCGAGGGGCAGGGCGTGCAGCTCCCCGACGTGTCCCTCGTCTGCCACGGCACCACCGTCGCCACCAACGCGACGCTCACGGGGGCGCTCGGCCGGGCCGCGCTCGTCACGACGGCGGGATTCCGCGACGTGCTCGGATACCGGCAGCAGCATCGCCCCGACGTCTACAGCCTGACCCCGAGCCGCCCGGCGGAGCTCGTGCCGCGGGAGCTGCGCTTCGAGATCGAGGAGCGCCTCGATTCCGCGGGGCGCGTGCTCGCCCCGGTGGACCCCGCGAGCCTCGAATCCGTCATCGCGCGGCTGCGCGAGGCGGCCCCCGAGGCCATCGCGGTCTCGCTGCTGTTCAGCTACCTCGACGACGCCCACGAGCGCCAGGTCGGCGCCGCCCTCCGCGCCGCGTTCCCCGATACGCCGGTGACCCTCTCCTCCGAGGTGGCGCGCGAGTTCCGCGAGTACCCGCGCACGGCGACGACCGCCATCAACGCCGCACTGCGCCCCCTCGTCGAGGCGTACCTCGGCCGCGCGAGCGGGGCGCTCGCCGCGAGCGGCGTCGCCTCCCCGCTGCTGGTGATGCAGTCGAACGGCGGCAGCGCCCCCGCGTCGCGCGCGGGGGCCGACGCGCACCGGCTCGTGCTCTCCGGGCCGGCCGGCGGCGTCGCCGGGCTGCGGGCGCTCGCGGAGTCGCTCGACGAGCCGAACCTCATCAGCCTCGACATGGGAGGCACCTCGACCGACGTCTGCCTGCTGCGGGGCGGGGCGATCCCGTTCACGACCGTGCAGGAGATCCAGGACCACACCCTGCTCGCGCCGACGGTCGACATCCACACGATCGGCGCCGGCGGCGGCAGCATCGCCTGGATCGACCGGGCCGGGAGCCTCAAGGTCGGCCCGGCGTCGGCGAAGGCCGTGCCCGGGCCCGCCTGCTACGGGCGCGGCGGCGTCGAGCCCACGATCAGCGACGCCCACGTCGTCCTCGGCACGCTGGGGGCGGGCGAGCTCGCCGGCGGCCTCGTGATCGACCGCGATCTCGCCGCGGCCGCGGTCTCCCGCGTCGCCGGACCGCTCGGCATGACGGTCGAGGAGGGCGCGGAGGCGATCCTCGCGATCGGCCTCGCCCACATGGTCCGCGCCGTCCGCAAGGTGAGCGTCGAGCGCGGGCTCGACGCCAGGGAGTTCTCGCTCGTGCCCTTCGGAGGGGCGGGTCCGCTCCATGCCGGCCTGATCCTGCGGCACCTGGCGCTCAAGCAGGCCATCATCCCCGTGCGTCCCGGCCTCTTCGCCGCGGACGGTCTGCTCGTCGCCGGCCTGAAGCTCGACCGGTCGCAGACCCTGCTGTGCGAAGCGGGGCCCGAGCGCATCCCGGAGATCCGGGACTGGTTCGCGGCCAGCGCGCGCGAGGCCGCAGACCAGCTCGCCCGTGACGGGGTCGGCGCCGAGCGCGTCGAGTACGCGGCGACGGTGGACTGCCGGTACCGGGGCCAGGGCTTCGAGCTCAACGTGGCGCTCGACGGCTGGGGCGAGGCCGAGCTCGCGGACATCCCCGCGCGGTTCCACGCGGCGCATCACGAGCGCTACGGGCACAGCAACGCGGGCGAGCCGGTCGAGATCGTCACGGTGCGGCTCACGACGACGGGCGGGATCGAGCGCGCCGCCGAGCGCCGCGTCCCGGCGCCGGAGCGGCGACTGCCCGCGGACGCCGTCGTCGCCGAGCGCGAGGTGCTCCTCCCGGGCTGCGGCCGTGTCGTCGCGCCGATCGTCGACCGCGGGCTCCTGCCTGCGGGGGCCGCGTTCCACGGCCCCGCCATCATCCAGCAGATGGATGCCACGACGGTGATCCTTCCGGGCCAGCTGGTGCGCGTCACCAGCACGCTCGATCTCATCGTCACCGAGGACGCACGAGCAGAGGAGTCGCGATGA
- a CDS encoding hydantoinase B/oxoprolinase family protein, protein MSATVDTVTFEVASAALQSAAEEMGSVLKRSSYSPIIRDMDDFSCALFTAEGDLAAQADYIPAQLGAMSLVVQSILRRWDGRIREGDAYICNHPYQGAMHLPDVNIVTPIFVGGALVAWAGTAAHHIDVGGVNPGSEGPELGELYGEGVVMPPIRLSIAGEENEDLVALLTENFRDPLSTLSDLRAQRAACHLGAERVAELAELYGTEPLLEVMRRMLTSVEATIGRLFAELPDGVGEAEGSLDDDGRGGDPTRIHARIEKRGDRLAIDLSGCDPQTAGAMNIPWASARAALVYAVRAVVASEMRANDGVLRVLDITAPQGSVVNPLPPAAVSIRHNSCQRLADTLIRAMHAIWPDRAVASSQVSFFSFNIGSTHPRTGAASVMADVVGGGTGATPHGDGLDGVDTYMANVGVMPTEVVETNYNVRIRRTEFRPGSQGLGRFHGGLGLVREYEILEHPQHATFYAEQTDARFAPAGAAGGTGALPTVITVIGPDGAVIDRPTKTSRVLAPGTIVRVESAGGGGYGDAAERPEELRERDAREGRLGAVNAEEETR, encoded by the coding sequence ATGAGCGCCACCGTGGACACCGTCACCTTCGAAGTCGCCTCCGCCGCCCTGCAATCGGCGGCCGAGGAGATGGGCAGCGTGCTGAAGCGATCGAGCTACAGCCCCATCATCCGCGACATGGACGACTTCTCCTGCGCGCTCTTCACCGCCGAGGGCGACCTCGCGGCGCAGGCCGACTACATCCCGGCGCAGCTCGGGGCCATGTCGCTCGTCGTCCAGTCGATCCTCCGCCGCTGGGACGGCAGGATCCGGGAGGGGGACGCCTACATCTGCAACCATCCGTACCAGGGCGCCATGCACCTCCCGGACGTCAACATCGTCACCCCGATCTTCGTGGGCGGCGCGCTCGTCGCCTGGGCCGGAACGGCCGCGCACCACATCGACGTCGGCGGCGTGAACCCGGGCAGCGAGGGGCCGGAGCTCGGCGAGCTGTACGGCGAGGGGGTCGTCATGCCGCCGATACGGCTGTCGATCGCCGGCGAGGAGAACGAGGATCTCGTGGCGCTGCTGACCGAGAACTTCCGCGATCCGCTCTCCACGCTGAGCGACCTCCGCGCGCAGCGCGCCGCGTGCCATCTCGGGGCCGAACGGGTCGCGGAGCTCGCCGAGCTGTACGGGACCGAGCCGCTGCTCGAGGTGATGCGACGCATGCTCACGAGCGTGGAGGCGACGATCGGCCGCCTGTTCGCGGAGCTGCCGGACGGCGTCGGCGAGGCGGAGGGGTCGCTCGACGACGACGGCCGCGGCGGCGATCCGACCCGCATCCACGCGCGCATCGAGAAGCGCGGGGACCGGCTGGCGATCGACCTCTCCGGCTGCGACCCGCAGACGGCGGGCGCGATGAATATCCCGTGGGCGAGCGCGCGAGCGGCGCTCGTGTACGCCGTCCGCGCCGTCGTGGCCTCGGAGATGCGGGCGAACGATGGAGTGCTGCGCGTGCTCGACATCACCGCACCCCAGGGCAGCGTCGTGAATCCGCTCCCGCCGGCCGCCGTGTCGATCAGGCACAACTCGTGCCAGCGGCTCGCGGACACGCTGATCCGGGCCATGCACGCGATCTGGCCGGATCGGGCGGTCGCCTCGAGCCAGGTCAGCTTCTTCAGCTTCAACATCGGCTCGACCCACCCGCGCACGGGCGCCGCGTCCGTGATGGCGGATGTCGTGGGCGGCGGCACGGGCGCGACGCCGCACGGCGACGGACTCGACGGCGTGGACACCTACATGGCCAACGTGGGGGTCATGCCGACGGAGGTGGTGGAGACGAACTACAACGTGCGGATCCGGCGGACCGAGTTCCGGCCGGGGTCGCAGGGGCTCGGCCGGTTCCACGGCGGGCTCGGCCTCGTGCGCGAGTACGAGATCCTCGAACATCCGCAGCACGCGACCTTCTACGCGGAGCAGACCGACGCCCGATTCGCCCCGGCGGGCGCCGCGGGCGGCACCGGGGCGCTGCCGACGGTCATCACGGTCATCGGGCCGGACGGTGCCGTGATCGATCGCCCCACGAAGACCTCTCGGGTGCTCGCGCCCGGCACGATCGTGCGGGTGGAGAGCGCGGGCGGCGGGGGCTACGGCGATGCCGCCGAACGCCCGGAGGAGCTGCGCGAGCGGGATGCGCGCGAAGGACGGCTCGGCGCCGTCAACGCAGAGGAGGAGACGAGATGA
- a CDS encoding polysaccharide deacetylase family protein, which translates to MTQWPGGHRYGATLSFDFDAEEVWIGENPANAAAPGVLSQGAYGPKVGLPLILRLLARRGIAASFYICGKDALRHPDAVRAIIDAGHEVAHHGHSHTSPTALTAQQERDELEAGLEALRALGAEVVGYRSPSWEFSARTLDLLVEAGFAYSSNLLDDLVPYRHPAHDIMEVPISWILDDAPHFWFANDTWEKTIRSPGEVLDVWLPEIDGIAGLGGHVMVTTHPMLSGRPSRLQMLDTVIGHLQDTGAWIATTREVAAHARANGPLALDLDAWTGPAGGAGPEARG; encoded by the coding sequence ATGACGCAGTGGCCAGGGGGGCATCGCTACGGAGCGACCCTCAGCTTCGACTTCGACGCCGAGGAGGTCTGGATCGGCGAGAACCCCGCCAACGCCGCGGCGCCCGGAGTGCTCTCGCAGGGCGCCTACGGACCGAAGGTGGGGCTGCCGCTGATCCTCCGTCTGCTCGCGCGGCGCGGGATCGCCGCGAGCTTCTACATCTGCGGCAAGGACGCGCTGCGGCACCCCGATGCGGTGCGCGCGATCATCGACGCCGGTCACGAGGTCGCGCATCACGGGCACTCGCACACCTCGCCGACCGCGCTCACCGCGCAGCAGGAGCGGGACGAGCTCGAGGCCGGCCTCGAGGCGCTCCGAGCCCTCGGCGCCGAGGTGGTCGGCTACCGTTCGCCGTCGTGGGAGTTCAGCGCGCGGACGCTCGACCTGCTCGTCGAGGCCGGATTCGCGTACAGCTCGAACCTGCTCGACGATCTCGTGCCGTACCGGCACCCCGCGCACGACATCATGGAGGTGCCGATCTCCTGGATCCTCGACGACGCCCCGCACTTCTGGTTCGCGAACGACACCTGGGAGAAGACCATCCGCTCGCCGGGGGAGGTGCTGGACGTCTGGCTGCCCGAGATCGACGGCATCGCCGGGCTCGGCGGCCATGTGATGGTCACGACGCATCCCATGCTGTCCGGCCGGCCCTCCCGGCTCCAGATGCTCGACACGGTCATCGGCCACCTGCAGGACACCGGGGCGTGGATCGCCACGACCCGCGAGGTCGCCGCCCACGCCCGCGCGAACGGTCCGCTCGCGCTCGACCTGGACGCGTGGACCGGCCCCGCGGGCGGCGCGGGGCCGGAGGCCCGCGGATGA
- a CDS encoding C45 family autoproteolytic acyltransferase/hydolase, translated as MSAPSPAGYPRIRVSGPPAERSRQYGELARERIAVIRAGYERAFAAKGIAWAEAVRIARRHLPAIERYTPELLAELRGIAEGSGLGFDEILTINCRTEVLNGASRATGAAIRAEFGECTAFAVEADRRADGGAVVGQNWDWLEALEGGVIVLEVERPDGPDYVTLVEAGLLGKMVLTEAGLALGMNTLVSSLDGVTPGVPYHLQIRSVADAPHAAGALEILAGMPRAASGNFVLADASGAVLNVESAPGGPEALTVTGSADGTLAHANHFVGPVAGGHDLAPLAMADSYARLGRMRRRLAAVPGEFGREELRAPLRDHVGFPNAVCCHPDPAAEAPARWKTLASVLLFPGARRIEYTAGPPCAGDWIELDCAELLA; from the coding sequence ATGAGCGCGCCGTCGCCGGCCGGGTACCCGAGGATCCGCGTCAGCGGCCCGCCCGCCGAGCGCTCACGGCAGTACGGGGAGCTCGCGCGCGAGCGGATCGCGGTCATCCGGGCGGGGTACGAGCGGGCGTTCGCGGCGAAGGGGATCGCCTGGGCGGAGGCGGTGCGGATCGCCCGACGACATCTCCCCGCCATCGAGCGGTACACGCCGGAGCTGCTCGCGGAGCTCCGCGGGATCGCCGAGGGGAGCGGTCTCGGCTTCGACGAGATCCTGACGATCAACTGCCGCACCGAGGTGCTCAACGGCGCGTCGCGGGCGACCGGGGCGGCGATCCGCGCGGAGTTCGGCGAGTGCACCGCCTTCGCCGTCGAGGCCGATCGCCGGGCGGACGGCGGCGCCGTGGTCGGGCAGAACTGGGATTGGCTCGAGGCGCTGGAGGGCGGCGTCATCGTCCTCGAGGTCGAGCGCCCGGACGGGCCTGACTACGTGACGCTCGTCGAGGCCGGGCTGCTGGGGAAGATGGTGCTGACGGAGGCGGGGCTCGCGCTCGGGATGAATACCCTCGTCAGCTCCCTCGACGGCGTGACCCCTGGCGTGCCCTACCACCTGCAGATCCGCTCGGTGGCCGATGCGCCGCACGCCGCGGGCGCGCTCGAGATCCTCGCCGGGATGCCTCGCGCCGCTTCCGGCAATTTCGTGCTCGCCGATGCGAGCGGTGCGGTGCTGAACGTCGAGTCCGCCCCCGGCGGCCCGGAGGCCCTCACCGTGACCGGATCCGCGGATGGGACGCTCGCGCACGCGAACCACTTCGTCGGGCCCGTCGCCGGAGGCCACGATCTCGCGCCGCTCGCGATGGCCGACAGCTACGCGCGGCTCGGCCGGATGCGGAGGCGCCTCGCGGCCGTGCCCGGGGAGTTCGGGCGTGAGGAGCTGCGGGCGCCCCTGCGGGACCACGTGGGCTTTCCGAACGCGGTCTGCTGCCACCCGGACCCGGCGGCCGAGGCCCCGGCGCGCTGGAAGACCCTGGCCTCGGTGCTCCTCTTCCCCGGCGCGCGGCGCATCGAGTACACGGCCGGGCCGCCCTGCGCGGGCGATTGGATCGAGCTCGACTGCGCCGAACTGCTCGCCTGA
- a CDS encoding glycerophosphodiester phosphodiesterase yields the protein MGSREAFGARYATRRILLLSWVLVSALLALLGMNPDVAHASTLQRHGALVQDDARRAEHGALQRDGIGIISHRGAAAIAPENTLAAMRIAFEQGVDFVETDVQLTADGVPVLMHDETVDRTTSGGGAVARWTLAELRTLDAGGWFSADFAGERVPTFEEFVDELAPTTSRALVELKGPWDAEQVEQVVELLRERHLVNRVALQSFEVPTLEILGEVAPECARVMLTREWDRRTAELAVLLQVSAVGARAKLFDARPELIAEVQALGIGTLVYTLNSSPQWMQAAERGIDLVITDDPIAFAAWREGQ from the coding sequence ATGGGCAGCCGGGAGGCGTTCGGGGCGAGGTACGCGACGCGCCGGATCCTGCTGCTGTCCTGGGTGCTGGTGAGCGCTCTGCTCGCCCTCCTCGGCATGAACCCCGACGTCGCGCACGCGAGCACGCTGCAGCGGCACGGCGCCCTCGTGCAGGACGACGCGCGCCGGGCCGAGCACGGCGCGCTGCAGCGGGACGGCATCGGGATCATCTCTCACCGCGGCGCCGCAGCGATCGCCCCCGAGAACACGCTCGCGGCGATGCGCATCGCTTTCGAGCAGGGCGTCGACTTCGTGGAGACGGACGTGCAGCTCACCGCCGACGGCGTGCCCGTGCTCATGCACGACGAGACGGTCGATCGGACGACCAGCGGCGGCGGAGCCGTGGCGCGCTGGACGCTCGCCGAACTGCGGACCCTCGACGCCGGCGGCTGGTTCTCCGCCGACTTCGCGGGCGAGCGGGTGCCCACCTTCGAGGAGTTCGTCGACGAGCTCGCGCCGACGACCTCGCGCGCGCTCGTCGAGCTCAAGGGGCCCTGGGACGCCGAGCAGGTCGAGCAGGTCGTCGAACTGCTCAGGGAGCGCCACCTCGTCAATCGGGTCGCGCTGCAGTCCTTCGAGGTGCCCACCCTCGAGATCCTCGGCGAGGTGGCCCCCGAGTGCGCGCGCGTCATGCTTACGCGGGAGTGGGACCGGCGCACGGCCGAGCTCGCCGTCCTCCTCCAGGTGTCGGCCGTCGGGGCGAGGGCGAAGCTCTTCGACGCGCGCCCCGAGCTCATCGCCGAGGTGCAGGCGCTCGGCATCGGCACCCTCGTCTACACCCTCAACAGCTCGCCCCAGTGGATGCAGGCCGCCGAGCGCGGGATCGACCTCGTCATCACGGACGATCCGATCGCGTTCGCGGCCTGGCGGGAGGGGCAGTAG
- a CDS encoding MFS transporter, which produces MSPSLTVASFIDEAALSTYQKRVVALCLGLGLAEGINALSLGYVIPALSELYDVPPAAFAFIFITALIGEIIGNFVLAPLGDKFGRRTMIRVGILIFGTAAVVSAFVGSVEALAVCRFFAGFGIGAAVPSVFTLASDFSPNRTKGRVISILSMSISAGGFLIGLVASEFIPNYGGAAFLALGGVLPLVLLAATWWALPESVAYLADQNRQEAVRRTLRRIAPESLDRLGDDAVFAPAERAQGARVVLLFKNGRLPQTVLIWVLSFLGLFNSYFIFSFLATILIIDGVPEPASLLSVSLATFGGMVGGVALGLLMDRTSLGVAAGSLGTLLAIVGFLVLMVVPADSGALVFAILGAALGAGAIGANSCSQVLATQIYPATIRSTGLGWYSAMGRLGGLVAPSLIGALLAANVSPNALYGTAIVPLALTGGVLVFFAIRYRSRLRETEPREETTETLGAALASSSPSGARTSA; this is translated from the coding sequence CTGCCTCGGCCTCGGGTTGGCCGAGGGCATCAATGCCCTCTCGCTCGGCTACGTCATCCCCGCGCTCTCCGAACTCTACGACGTCCCGCCCGCGGCCTTCGCTTTCATCTTCATCACCGCGCTCATCGGCGAGATCATCGGCAACTTCGTCCTCGCCCCGCTCGGCGACAAGTTCGGCCGCCGCACCATGATCCGCGTCGGCATCCTGATCTTCGGCACTGCTGCCGTCGTCTCCGCGTTCGTCGGCTCCGTCGAGGCACTCGCCGTCTGCCGATTCTTCGCGGGTTTCGGAATCGGGGCGGCGGTGCCGAGCGTCTTCACCCTCGCCAGCGATTTCTCCCCGAACCGGACGAAGGGGCGAGTGATCTCGATCCTGTCGATGTCGATCTCCGCGGGCGGCTTCCTCATCGGGCTCGTCGCGTCCGAATTCATCCCGAATTACGGTGGTGCGGCGTTCCTCGCGCTGGGCGGGGTCCTGCCGCTCGTCCTCCTCGCTGCGACGTGGTGGGCGTTGCCCGAATCGGTCGCCTACCTTGCGGATCAGAATCGGCAGGAAGCGGTCAGGCGGACCCTGCGACGCATCGCTCCCGAGTCGCTGGATCGCCTCGGGGACGACGCCGTGTTCGCGCCCGCGGAACGCGCGCAGGGCGCGCGCGTCGTCCTGCTCTTCAAGAACGGGCGGCTCCCGCAGACCGTGCTCATCTGGGTGCTCTCGTTCCTCGGCCTGTTCAACTCGTACTTCATCTTCAGCTTCCTGGCGACGATCCTCATCATCGACGGCGTCCCCGAGCCGGCATCGTTGCTCAGCGTCTCACTCGCCACCTTCGGTGGCATGGTGGGCGGAGTCGCACTGGGGCTTCTGATGGATCGCACCTCGCTGGGCGTCGCAGCAGGATCGCTCGGAACGCTCCTCGCCATTGTCGGGTTCCTTGTTCTCATGGTCGTGCCAGCCGATTCCGGTGCACTCGTGTTCGCGATCCTGGGAGCCGCTCTCGGGGCGGGCGCCATCGGTGCGAACTCCTGCAGCCAGGTGCTGGCCACGCAGATCTACCCCGCGACCATCCGTTCGACGGGCCTCGGCTGGTACTCCGCGATGGGTCGACTCGGCGGACTCGTCGCCCCGAGCCTCATCGGCGCGCTGCTCGCCGCGAACGTCTCACCGAACGCGCTGTACGGGACCGCGATCGTTCCCTTGGCGCTGACCGGCGGGGTGCTGGTGTTCTTCGCCATTCGGTACCGCTCCCGATTGCGCGAAACGGAGCCCCGCGAGGAGACGACGGAAACGCTGGGCGCTGCACTGGCGTCGTCCTCTCCGAGCGGTGCACGCACCTCGGCGTGA